GACCACAAGCTCCCAGCCTCTACGAGTCAGGCCGACTTGTTGGCGCTTATCGAAAAAAAGAATACGGATCCCAAGATTCATGGCATCCTGGTTCAGCTACCCTTGCCCAAACATATCGACAGCAAAGTGGTTCTCGAAGCTGTTTCTCCGTTGAAGGATGCAGATGGGTTTCATCCCTACAACTTCGGTCGACTGGTAGAGGGACATCCCGTGTTTGAAGCTTGTACACCCAAGGGTGTGATTAAGATGATTGAGTCTGCAGGGGTGACCATTGAGGGAAAACGGGCGGTTGTCGTCGGACGGAGCAACATTGTGGGGAAGCCGCTGGCGCTGATGTTGCTGCAGCGGAACGCGACCGTCACTATTTGTCATTCAAAAACGAAGGATCTCCCAGCGGTCTGCCGCGAAGCCGACTTGTTGCTCGTCGCGATCGGGAAAGCGAAGTTTGTGACGGCGGACATGGTGCGCGAAGGAGCAGTGGTCATCGATGTGGGCACGAACAAGACGCCGGAGGGAAAGCTGTGCGGCGATGTGGATTTTGAGCCAGTGAAGCAAAAGGCTGGCTGGATCAGTCCCGTACCTGGGGGTGTGGGTCCCATGACAATTGCCATGTTGTTGGAGAATACGGTCGAGTCCGCGAAACGATCCGCAGGACTGAAATGAGAGGGCGAGCATGAGCCGAGAGCCGCAGCGTTTGATCGATGTCCTGAATCGCGGGACCTTCGCCGTCACCGTTGAGTATAACCCTCCCAAAGGGACGAATATCTCCGCAGTCCTCGAGAATGCCAAACAGCTGGTGGGGCGTGTCCACGGCGTGAATATTACCGACAACACCGCCGCAGTCGTTCGAGCCGGCTCGCTTCCAGTCTGTCGCTTACTGTATGAGTTGGGACATGATCCTGTGATGCAACTGACCTGTCGTGACCGCAATCGGATTGCCATGCAATCGGATCTGATGGGCGCCCACATGCTGGGGATCAGAAACATTTTGTGCCTCACGGGCGATTATCCCACGGTGGGAGACCACAAAGAAGCCAAGCCGGTCTATGACCTTGATTCGGTCCAAGTCATGCAGCTGGTGCAAGGCCTGAATAATGGTAAAGATATGATGGGTAACAAGCTGGACGGGTCCACGGCGTTCACCATCGGGGCAGCCGTCACACCGGAGGCCGATCTCGTCGGGCCGGTATTGGCAAAATTTGAAGTGAAAGTGAAAGCCGGTGCCCAGTTTTTCCAGACCCAAGCGGTCTATAACCCTGATGTCTTTGCCAGCTTTATGAAACAGGTTCAGCCATTCAAGGTGAAGGTGCTGGCGGGAATTCTCGTCTTGCGGAATCACAAGATGGCCGAATTCATGAATGCCAATATCCCAGGCATGTCCGTGCCGCAAGAGATGATTGATGAACTCAAGGCCGCCGGTGATCGGTCTGAAGATGTCGGGGTCGATATTGCGGTGCGATCAATCAAGGCGGTTCGCCCCCATTGTGATGGAGTCCACCTCATGGCGATCAAGGCCACGCATCGATTGGCTGAGATCATCACCAAGGCAGAACTGGGCTGATGACGATCCTCGAAGTCCAGCAGTATAAACGAGAACGTAAGAAGCTCGTCGTCGTCACGGCCTACGATGCGTTGTTTGCAGGCATCGTCGAGCAAGCGGGTATCCGGGTCATCTTAGTTGGAGATTCCCTCGGTGTGGTCGTGCAGGGAAAGGCCAATACGCTTTCTGTGACGATGGAGGACATGCTCTACCACACCAAACTAGTGGCGGGCGCTGCGCCACGCGCTCTGGTCATCGGTGATATGCCGTTTATGTCCTATCAAGTCAGCACCGAAGAAGCGGTGCGTAACGCAGGCCGATTGCTCCAAGCCGGCGCCGCCGCGGTCAAGCTCGAAGGCGGCGCCGTCATGGCTGATCGGGTCAAAGCGATAACCAGTCTGGGGATTCCCGTCGTGGGCCATCTGGGCATGACGCCCCAATCCGTTCATTCGCTCGGTGGGTATAAAGTCCAAGGGAAGGTGGAGGATCAAGCCGCCAAGTTGCTGGACGATGCAAGAGCGCTTGAAGCGGCTGGAGCATTTGCTCTTGTGTTGGAGGCGATCCCGGCTGAGCTTGCCAGAAGGGTCACTCAGGCGCTGTCGATCTCCACCATCGGGATTGGGGCTGGGCCGCATTGTGACGGCCAAGTTCTTGTGCTCTACGATCTCCTCGGTCTCTTCGATACCTTCGTCCCAAAATTCGTGAAGACCTACGCGCATCTGAAAACGGACGCGCTCCAAGCCTTGAGCCGGTACAAAGAAGAAGTCGAGCAGGGGAGATTTCCGAGCGACTCGGAGAGCTATCATTGACCGGTAGTTAGTCTCGGCCGGTTACCGCAGTGCATGGCACCTGGAAAAAGCTCTGGTCTTCCAGGCATACGGCAGTGAGCTCCCTTCCCCACACGCAACCACTATCGATCGAGAGAAGATGGTCTTCGCGGTGAAGCCCTAAGGCAGCCCAGTGACCGCAGACAATCGTTGTGTCGAGATGCTTCCGGTTCTCGATCGTAAACCAAGGAAAGTATCCAGAGGGGATATGGTCTGGAGATCCGTTATATGCCGACTCCATACGACCATCAGGTGAACAGGCTCGGAGTCGTGTCAAGACCTTGATGATGGTCGCGAGGCGGGTCAGGCCAGTCAAGCCTGACGACCATTGAAGGTGTTTGCTGGGATACAAGGCTTTGAGAATATCTCGGTAGAAAGGGCCCTGTAAGCCGGTCTCAACCTCACGCGCCAGTTTCTCCGCGTCATCGACTGTCCATTGCGGGAGCAAACCCGCATGGACCATCGTAAAAGAGCCTTCGCGATAGAGCAGGTGCTGGTGCCGTAGCCATGTGAGGAGCTCGTCGCGATCGGGTGCGTCAAGGATGGGTTGCAGGGTGTCCTCGGGGCGAAGCCTGACAATATTCTCGGCCACAGACAAAAGGAATAGGTCATGGTTGCCCAAGACGGCAACCGCTCTCTCTCCAAGTTGTTTGATCAAGCGGAGGACACTCAGTGAATCGGGGCCACGGTTG
The Candidatus Nitrospira nitrosa DNA segment above includes these coding regions:
- a CDS encoding symmetrical bis(5'-nucleosyl)-tetraphosphatase, with the protein product MATYAIGDVQGCYEPLQRLLQHIRFDSSRDRLWFVGDLVNRGPDSLSVLRLIKQLGERAVAVLGNHDLFLLSVAENIVRLRPEDTLQPILDAPDRDELLTWLRHQHLLYREGSFTMVHAGLLPQWTVDDAEKLAREVETGLQGPFYRDILKALYPSKHLQWSSGLTGLTRLATIIKVLTRLRACSPDGRMESAYNGSPDHIPSGYFPWFTIENRKHLDTTIVCGHWAALGLHREDHLLSIDSGCVWGRELTAVCLEDQSFFQVPCTAVTGRD
- a CDS encoding methylenetetrahydrofolate reductase; its protein translation is MSREPQRLIDVLNRGTFAVTVEYNPPKGTNISAVLENAKQLVGRVHGVNITDNTAAVVRAGSLPVCRLLYELGHDPVMQLTCRDRNRIAMQSDLMGAHMLGIRNILCLTGDYPTVGDHKEAKPVYDLDSVQVMQLVQGLNNGKDMMGNKLDGSTAFTIGAAVTPEADLVGPVLAKFEVKVKAGAQFFQTQAVYNPDVFASFMKQVQPFKVKVLAGILVLRNHKMAEFMNANIPGMSVPQEMIDELKAAGDRSEDVGVDIAVRSIKAVRPHCDGVHLMAIKATHRLAEIITKAELG
- the panB gene encoding 3-methyl-2-oxobutanoate hydroxymethyltransferase, encoding MTILEVQQYKRERKKLVVVTAYDALFAGIVEQAGIRVILVGDSLGVVVQGKANTLSVTMEDMLYHTKLVAGAAPRALVIGDMPFMSYQVSTEEAVRNAGRLLQAGAAAVKLEGGAVMADRVKAITSLGIPVVGHLGMTPQSVHSLGGYKVQGKVEDQAAKLLDDARALEAAGAFALVLEAIPAELARRVTQALSISTIGIGAGPHCDGQVLVLYDLLGLFDTFVPKFVKTYAHLKTDALQALSRYKEEVEQGRFPSDSESYH
- the folD gene encoding bifunctional methylenetetrahydrofolate dehydrogenase/methenyltetrahydrofolate cyclohydrolase FolD, whose product is MAAQLIDGKALAQQVRDRLAQESAELLAKKSVVPGLATILVGDDPASHVYVKNKQKACEMAGIYVDDHKLPASTSQADLLALIEKKNTDPKIHGILVQLPLPKHIDSKVVLEAVSPLKDADGFHPYNFGRLVEGHPVFEACTPKGVIKMIESAGVTIEGKRAVVVGRSNIVGKPLALMLLQRNATVTICHSKTKDLPAVCREADLLLVAIGKAKFVTADMVREGAVVIDVGTNKTPEGKLCGDVDFEPVKQKAGWISPVPGGVGPMTIAMLLENTVESAKRSAGLK